A portion of the Bactrocera neohumeralis isolate Rockhampton chromosome 2, APGP_CSIRO_Bneo_wtdbg2-racon-allhic-juicebox.fasta_v2, whole genome shotgun sequence genome contains these proteins:
- the LOC126760803 gene encoding inhibitor of growth protein 1 codes for MLNPVSTEALLYSATYVDNYIDSVENLPDDVQRHLSRIRDIDVQYRSLLRDVDHYYDLWRSLQNNNGSEGNCTRRARAIARMQQSLIQAQELGDEKMQIVNLLQELIDHKTRQLDTDQKNLDIKEEMQQQQSRIDQLQQADDIVGPTPAKQARASSPTRDSNTFCANGGSSSGAGGGGSTPNSERSSHASNGTSGSGTVNGASNTGTGSMAGLESQRSASKRSRRRNESAIMNSNVEFGGNESNSANEGGGSNGGGANERQTGQKTSAGSGAAQKKHNSQHQNASGSGGAGGGNTSGAGAGSGNNSGKKKKRKTRGGQSSAQASVREETPPPDPIDPDEPTYCVCNQISFGEMILCDNDLCPIEWFHFSCVSLVLKPKGKWFCPNCRGDRPNVMKPKAQFLKELERYNKEKEEKT; via the exons ATGTTGAATCCCGTTTCAACTGAAGCATTACTCTATTCGGCTACATATGTCGATAATTATATAGATTCGGTTGAAAATCTTCCAGATGATGTGCAACGGCATTTGTCCCGTATACGTGATATAGATGTACAGTACAGAA GCCTGCTACGTGACGTTGATCACTATTACGATTTGTGGCGTTCATTACAGAATAATAACGGCAGTGAAGGGAATTGTACTAGACGTGCCAGAGCTATTGCACGCATGCAACAGAGCCTTATACAAGCACAAGAATTGGGTgatgaaaaaatgcaaatagtAAATTTATTGCAGGAGTTGATAGATCATAAAACACGCCAACTAGACACTGATCAAAAGAATCTTGATATTAAAGAGgaaatgcaacagcaacagaGTCGAATTGACCAATTGCAACAAGCTGACGATATCGTAGGTCCAACACCAGCGAAACAAGCGCGAGCTTCAAGTCCAACACGTGATAGCAACACATTTTGTGCAAATG gtgGTTCATCGAGCGGAGCGGGTGGAGGTGGCTCTACACCGAATTCTGAACGATCTAGCCATGCAAGCAATGGTACCAGTGGTAGTGGTACCGTCAATGGCGCCAGCAATACTGGGACGGGATCAATGGCAGGCCTAGAAAGTCAACGTTCGGCAAGCAAACGTTCTCGAAGGCGTAATGAGAGTGCGATTATGAATAGTAATGTGGAATTTGGTGGAAATGAATCTAATTCTGCTAACGAAGGTGGTGGAAGTAATGGAGGAGGTGCGAATGAACGGCAAACCGGACAGAAAACATCTGCTGGTAGTGGTGCAGCGCAGAAAAAACATAACTCCCAGCATCAAAATGCTAGTGGCAGTGGGGGAGCTGGTGGTGGAAATACTTCTGGAGCTGGAGCGGGTAGTGGTAACAATTCcggcaaaaagaagaaaagaaagacACGAGGTGGTCAATCATCAGCGCAGGCAAGCGTACGAGAAGAGACACCACCTCCGGATCCAATTGATCCAGATGAACCGACATATTGTGTATGCAATCAG ATATCTTTTGGCGAAATGATACTCTGCGATAATGACCTGTGCCCCATCGAGTGGTTCCACTTTTCGTGCGTTTCACTAGTACTGAAACCAAAAGGTAAGTGGTTCTGCCCGAATTGTCGAGGGGATCGTCCAAATGTGATGAAACCAAAAGCTCAATTCCTTAAAGAGCTAGAGCGTTATAACAAAGAAAAGGAGGAAAAAACCTAA